The Cataglyphis hispanica isolate Lineage 1 chromosome 5, ULB_Chis1_1.0, whole genome shotgun sequence genome has a segment encoding these proteins:
- the LOC126849917 gene encoding rho GTPase-activating protein gacF-like isoform X4, translating into MSRLCVLQRAGNWRFNAFTLETVTGGRSLPVLCVHLFHWYGLLQYFTLDVVTVWKLFAFIEEGYHSTNPYHNSVHATDVTQAMHCFLQEEKIKPHLTSLEIMASLIAAVTHDLDHPGVNQPFLVATSNHLAALYQNTSVLENHHWRSAIGCLLDSGVSAELPADVRSELQRHISSLILATDITRQQEFLTRFRDYLNNNSLDMKRAEDRHFILQIALKCADISNPCRPWDISRKWSYKVCEEFFRQGDYERRLNLPVTPLCDRHTTSIPKIQTGFFKHVVTPLYVEWHRFLGDGLSVSLMEYLKTNQKKWEALINQEIEQTETEISELDEPEGAISSGEETAANDDSGSIDLLIPAAYAQTARMPTLPGRVGLDRVGRRHSVPLSISKPLSVPLRQTPRRESLPSEQIKAKNSLQKLENQSLLEPSSLSLLSSKSSIAESSNVSAERPVSAEDLLPETSIASITSSTEASKLNTVLQSDDQLNAQIKQLTRQQTFPPLQSYTRTRYMSTTAEMSQCYTQILIEADSSSSCSTPTKNKSCSSGRCCSPLSLYDPDTCYQEKSDTLKVSQKLLMVDTKRRGSTLSNTIKQKHVLSSERRHSMQTVRTDDSFSKHRRKRSSSAQDSDPTQVFYVTLTGSHGDKNNVSDMSTVKSKLNLDCNVKRNRHSAKSTVQELRTTLSSKKLDQCTSSTKSSYFDQEPRRYSTPITEYRTMIDHAGRRYTTIPVSSEFSTHKVFFIGSPPDSPPRNHSVSSSSDSSGEPKKNMDDSSNEAVIVGSKRELDCTKEKNSKIMKLSSDAQMKENVDPRTNDDFAKTLAMSRRGSQGWARRRGSAPVGLLSKLDDSNPITIPTRIDHSCRRGSVPTDITKHQGCNRLALGPRENNFLALRRASLPQEIALENLSENISILTSERENFSINNNNNNNNSTNNSNNNGISKLFDSSVSGMFSPRRGSVPADISELRHDMFSRNSVNSKSRSRKKILKRRSSGGPEMFTGQSTDGNDNGIWLKWKREIGKHDPVPEALVKRRGSLPIEMVAVSHAGSTSAPHRSSLWRL; encoded by the exons cTTTTATCGAGGAGGGTTATCACAGTACAAATCCTTACCATAACAGTGTACATGCCACAGACGTCACTCAGGCAATGCATTGCTTTCTTCAAGAAGAAAAg ATTAAACCACACCTAACCAGTTTAGAAATTATGGCTTCCTTGATAGCGGCTGTAACACATGATTTAGATCATCCTGGTGTCAATCAGCCATTTTTGGTTGCGACAAGTAATCATTTGGCTGCACTTTATCAG aatactTCTGTTCTCGAAAATCATCACTGGAGATCAGCCATAGGATGTCTTCTAGACAGCGGAGTCTCAGCAGAATTACCGGCCGACGTGAGATCGGAACTTCAACGACATATCAGTTCATTGATTTTAGCAACAGATATTACGAGACAGCAAGAGTTTCTTACACGTTTTAGG GATTATTTAAACAACAATTCACTTGACATGAAACGCGCGGAAGAtcgtcattttattttgcaaattgctTTAAAGTGCGCCGATATTTCCAATCCTTGTAGACCGTGGGATATATCAAGAAAATGGTCTTATAAAGTTTGCGAGGAATTTTTCAGACAGGGAGATTATGAACGTCGCCTAAATCTTCCGGTAACACCATTGTGCGACCGACATACCACTAGTATCCCAAAGATCCAAACTGGTTTCTTTAAGCACGTCGTTACTCCTCTTTATGTGGAATGGCACCGTTTTCTTGGCGATGGCCTAAGCGTATCATTAATGGAATACTTGAAAACGAATCAGAAAAAATGGGAAGCATTAATCAATCAAGAGATTGAACAAACAGAAACCGAAATCTCCGAGCTGGACGAACCTGAAGGTGCTATTAGTTCAGGCGAGGAAACAGCTGCCAATGATGATTCAGGcagtattgatttattaataccaGCCGCTTACGCACAAACAGCACGAATGCCGACGCTGCCAGGACGAGTTGGACTCGATCGTGTTGGTAGGCGTCATTCTGTACCTCTAAGCATATCGAAACCGTTGAGTGTACCTTTACGTCAGACACCGAGGAGAGAGAGTCTGCCGAGTGAGCAAATCaaagcaaaaaattctttgcagAAACTAGAAAATCAAAGTCTATTGGAGCCTAGTTCGTTATCCCTGTTGTCCTCCAAAAGCAGCATAGCTGAATCATCGAATGTTAGCGCTGAGAGACCAGTTAGCGCGGAGGATCTCTTACCAGAGACGAGTATAGCCAGTATTACCAGTAGTACCGAggcatcaaaattaaatacagtTTTACAATCGGATGATCAACTTAATGCACAAATCAAGCAACTCACACGACAACAAACCTTCCCTCCGTTACAATCGTACACACGAACAAGATATATGTCTACAACCGCGGAGATGTCACAGTGTTACACTCAGATCTTAATAGAAGCCGACAGTTCTTCCAGTTGTTCAACTCCCACGAAGAACAAATCGTGTTCAAGCGGCCGATGTTGTTCGCCACTATCTTTATATGACCCTGATACATGTTACCAAGAGAAATCTGATACTTTGAAAGTCTCCCAAAAATTACTAATGGTAGATACCAAAAGACGAGGCTCGACATTGTCGAATACGATTAAACAGAAGCATGTTCTCAGCTCGGAGCGCCGTCATTCTATGCAAACTGTTCGCACCGatgattctttttctaaacatCGGCGCAAAAGATCCTCTTCTGCTCAAGATTCCGATCCCACACAGGTGTTCTATGTTACGTTAACGGGCTCTCATGGAGACAAGAACAATGTTTCTGATATGTCTACTGTGAAATCTAAATTGAATTTGGATTGCAATGTCAAACGTAACCGTCATAGTGCGAAATCGACAGTTCAAGAACTGCGGACTACGTtatcatctaaaaaattagatcAATGTACTTCATCGACTAAGAGTTCATATTTTGACCAAGAACCGCGAAGATACTCAACTCCTATCACAGAGTATAGAACAATGATTGATCACGCAGGTAGACGATATACCACGATACCAGTGTCTTCTGAGTTTAGCACTCATAAAGTGTTCTTTATCGGTAGTCCTCCTGATTCACCGCCTCGTAATCACAGTGTGTCCTCGTCGAGTGATAGTAGTGGTGagccaaaaaaaaatatggatgaTTCGAGTAACGAAGCTGTTATTGTTGGCAGTAAAAGAGAATTGGATTGcacgaaagaaaagaattcaaaaattatgaagTTGAGTTCTGACGCTCAGATGAAGGAAAATGTTGATCCCCGTACAAATGACGATTTCGCTAAAACATTAGCGATGTCTCGTAGGGGAAGTcag GGATGGGCAAGAAGGCGAGGATCAGCTCCAGTTGGTCTTCTATCAAAACTTGATGATTCTAATCCAATTACCATACCCACCAGAATTGATCATAGTTGTAGACGTGGATCTGTACCGACAGACATTACTAAACAtcaag GTTGTAATCGGCTCGCTTTAGGACCtcgagaaaacaattttttggcCCTAAGAAGAGCTAGTCTTCCGCAAGAGATTGCATTGGAAAATCTTTCTGAAAATATCTCGATTTTAACTA gcgAGCGTGAAAACTTTTCAatcaacaacaataataacaacaacaataGCACTAATAACAGCAACAACAATGGCATTAGTAAACTATTCGACAGCAGCGTTTCTGGAATGTTTTCCCCGAGACGAGGCTCAGTACCAGCAGACATATCCGAGTTACGCCACGATATGTTCAGTAGAAATAGCGTAAATAGCAAATCACGAAGCCGCaagaagattttaaaaagacGAAGTAGTGGGGGCCCGGAAATGTTCACCGGGCAATCCACCGACGGAAACGATAATGGCATATGGCTCAAgtggaagagagaaataggAAAACACGATCCTGTCCCCGAAGCGCTTGTCAAACGAAGAGGATCTCTACCTATAGAGATGGTGGCTGTTTCACATGCTG GATCAACATCAGCACCACATAGGTCTAGTCTGTGGCGGCTTTAG